A region of the Lycium barbarum isolate Lr01 chromosome 1, ASM1917538v2, whole genome shotgun sequence genome:
gagtccacttagccatcACACTCCATAGAAAATACTAATTCCTAGACAAAAATGTaagaatttttattattcttatgTGTGACCCAATTAATGTAAGGCCcataactaatatttaatgaAGAATAAATCTCGTTTGTTAGATCGGTTACTTGATGGACGTACCGAATTAAGTCTCAACTCCTATAAATTGGTCATCCCTCCACCCATTAGGGTTACCAATTATTCTATATATTTTTTCCATCATTGATGGTTGTGGTAACGTAAGGCTAGGGCAAGGGGTAGAAACCAGTTTTTACAATTAACGCTTCCGCTTTCGTGATAATGTCTTCCGCATCAGGTATGTTTTTCGTATTATCTTCATGTAAGATTATTGTGTTCAAGATCCTGTGTCAATTAAGTTAATCTTACATGTGATACTGATATCATAGCCTCAATATTTGAACCAATAATCTTTGTAGAAGAAAGACATTATTGTACTGAATGTATAATAATGCTAATGGTATTGCCGCTTTCAAAATCACGTTACCATGCCGACAATGATTCACTGTTTATAAAAAGGGATTAGACGTTTTTGCTGTCTCTATTGATTTGCCCTATGATAATGTCTACGTCAGTTTTCTTTTATGTAGCATCTAAAGTTTACAGGCCATCCACAGAGCATTAATTTCCGGCCAATGGTGGCTAATAAAGAAAGAATGCTACCGAAGTGTTTATACTGGGAATTAAAACCTGTGGTACTATATTATTAATAATCTCACTATTGAAGTAgtacccttttttttcttttttcttttttcttttttttttaatgtttggtCTCTCgattaagtttttttctttttggtatcCATTTAAAGTTCAACACGTATGTTTAGTTTTACTTTTTATTTGGATGCCATAAAAGGGGTGTTCTGTTCCAACCTTTTAAACCCATAATGAAAAGATTTTTAGTTGCTTAATTgagtttagaattggactcttaactGTTTACTTTAGGCCATAAAGTAATTTTGTTCTGAGCTATTTAAAGAATTGTAGGCCATTaaagtgattgatgttgcattcTGGAATGTATGAACTTTGACAATTGCATGTAAATCCCACGTAAAGTACTGATTGGTTTGGTTCTTCCATCAGTGCAATAATGAAAAGTGCTGGCGGTTGTATGTGTTTAAAATTTATGTAGTTTGTTAGTCACTAAAGTAGTCAAATTAGAATGTTTGATATACACATACATTATATATTCATATttgttttatgtatatattatgttttTATAGTTTGTTAGTCATCAAAGTGGCCAAACTAGAATGTTTAAAGTATTCACGTGCATGAAACTTTATGATATTGTTTTATGTGTGCATTTATGTTAatatagtttgttagtcaccaaagtggcCGAACTAGTATGTTTAAGAAAAATATGCATGCATAAAAGTTGTCGTTTATCCATTAAGCTAATGAAAATGCCTATTATTGAAAATAAATGGATAAATTGACTTTCACTATTGCTAGAACTTAAGGATTTGCCCAAAGGTGAATCAATTATTCTATGAGTAGTGAACATAATGAGGTAAATTAATATtatttaatcaaatatgtattGTATATCCAAAGATGTCGTATATGTTTGATTGAAAATATTCAATTGCCTTTTAAAGTTGAAAATGGCATTTAAATTATGATAGTATGTCGTAGTATCACCCAAAGGAGAATTACGATATACTTTTATTGTTTTGCTGAATCCACATTATTTTCCAATTTATAAGCATGTATATCTATTTTGCAGCTATTCCTCTTCATTCGCTTGCTTCATCTGTTACTGTGTTCAACGGATTGAACTTCTCTGAATGGCATGAACAAGTCCAGTTCCACTTAGGTGTGATGGATATTGATTTGGCTCTGCTGAAAGAAAACCCTGCTGCTATTACTGATACGAGCAGTGAGGATGAGAAGTCTTTCCATAAAGCATGGGAACGCTCTAACAGATTGTGCCTTATGTTTATGCGAATGACTATTGCCAACAACATTAAGAGTACTATTCCACAGACAGAAAGTGCCAGGGAATACCTGAAGTTTGTGGAAGAACGTTTTTGTTCTGCTGATAAGTCTCTCGCTGGTACACTAATGGCTGAACTCACGACcatgaagtttgatgggtcgcgtAGTATGCAAAATCATATCATCGAGATGACTAATATTGCAGCAAGACTCCGAACTTTGGGGATGAAAGTGGATGACTCCTTCTTGGTTCAGTTTATTCTAAACTCATTGCCTCCTGAGTATGGACCATTCCAAATTAACTATAACACTATTAAGGATAAGTGGGATGTTAGTGAATTGTCCAGTATGCTTACTTAGGAGGAATCAAGACTTAAGAAACAAGGAGGTCGTTCTATTAACCTCATGGGTCAAGGAGCTGGTAAAGGACTTAAAGTGAAGACCAACAAgttcaagaagaagaaagcacATGCTAAAGTTCAACAGGATGCTCAT
Encoded here:
- the LOC132627157 gene encoding uncharacterized protein LOC132627157 codes for the protein MYIYFAAIPLHSLASSVTVFNGLNFSEWHEQVQFHLGVMDIDLALLKENPAAITDTSSEDEKSFHKAWERSNRLCLMFMRMTIANNIKSTIPQTESAREYLKFVEERFCSADKSLAGTLMAELTTMKFDGSRSMQNHIIEMTNIAARLRTLGMKVDDSFLVQFILNSLPPEYGPFQINYNTIKDKWDVSELSSMLT